One Phragmites australis chromosome 23, lpPhrAust1.1, whole genome shotgun sequence DNA window includes the following coding sequences:
- the LOC133905977 gene encoding uncharacterized protein LOC133905977, translating into MDWLTRYNGIIRCTMKTVQLTHIDGTKVELQATTESSVDGRLNQANAMEDSRVEILDNVVTDALSRKSQVNAITLQEMRNDICKKFEKLNLGMLCNSELSGGIHVILFTRAVGLRHPLLTTVQYGQVGHIVSIESRFFDRLLRSWLCARKKPPPRHGRIHPDPSPRSPCSSPPRRTVLWLHCRLAGALRPLLASPGLSPLLLYLQEPAPNPHLKSNPQLNTLDLHSILNRIRARYLWRLAEHPAIGPSDELRVFLQAEGKMPLSGSTDVASRMLDGPARLPRQLPSGEEDVVQPAKGGRDLLRIFKELKQSVVIDWVDVKPPLVEEERGVPGEEGEAAGVGAATHQHITTGCLMLASSCPLHKGTNRNTCQGSARYG; encoded by the exons atggaCTGGTTAACCAGGTACAATGGAATCATTAGATGTACCATGAAGACAGTACAGTTGACACATATTGATGGTACCAAAGTGGAGTTACAAGCTACGACGGAGTCATCTGTCGATGGTAGACTCAATCAGGCTAATGCAatggaagatagcagagtg GAAATCTTAGACAATGTAGTAACTGATGCTCTAAGCAGGAAATCTCAGGTCAAtgctataactcttcaagagatgaggAACGATATATGCAAGAAGTTCGAGAAGTTGAATCTGGGAATGCTGTGTAacagtgag CTCTCTGGAGGAATCCACGTCATCCTTTTTACGCGAGCTGTCGGATTGCGCCACCCGCTCCTCACAACCGTTCAATACGGACAGGTCGGCCACATCGTCTCCATCGAATCGCGATTCTTCGATCGCCTTCTCCGCTCGTGGCTGTGTGCTAGAAAAAAACCACCTCCACGGCATGGGCGTATTCACCCCGACCCCAGCCCACGTTCTCCGTGCTCCTCGCCACCTCGAAGGACCGTGCTCTGGCTCCACTGCCGCCTCGCCGGCGCGCTGCGCCCGCTCCTAGCTTCTCCAGGCTTGTCGCCCCTCCTTCTCTATCTCCAAGAGCCCGCGCCAAATCCGCATCTAAAATCGAATCCCCAACTAAATACGCTGGATCTCCACTCTATCCTCAACCGAATTCGGGCGAGGTACCTGTGGCGGCTCGCCGAGCACCCCGCGATCGGGCCCAGTGATGAGCTGCGTGTATTCTTGCAGGCCGAGGGAAAGATGCCGTTGTCTGGCAGCACTGATGTAGCGTCCAGGATGCTCGATGGACCGGCGCGGCTCCCGCGACAGCTCCCCTCCGGGGAGGAGGATGTGGTGCAGCCAGCCAAGGGCGGGAGGGACCTGCTGAGGATATTCAAAGAGCTCAAGCAGTCGGTTGTGATAGACTGGGTTGACGTCAAGCCACCactggtggaggaggaaaggggggttcctggagaagaaggagaagctgCAGGAGTGGGA